In one Diabrotica virgifera virgifera chromosome 5, PGI_DIABVI_V3a genomic region, the following are encoded:
- the LOC126884355 gene encoding arginine/serine-rich coiled-coil protein 2-like, giving the protein MYRDKHYGKTKEERRRDTRTYLGQTYIITNENKKKNYKNTNKQERENYTRRYQYRKDTNTKKHKTYERTYHKNRKQRNRGAQQAQQGRKNKKWTVTYNHRERSRRKKQWTQVTYNRRERSRRKKQWTQVTYNLRERSRRKKQWTQVTYNRRERSRRKKQWTQVTYDHREQQKNSVPDAKFSEIYAN; this is encoded by the exons ATGTACCGTGATAAACATTACGgaaaaacaaaagaagaaagaCGTCGGGATACAAGGACGTACCTAGGTCAAACTTACATTATAACAAacgaaaacaagaagaaaaattacaagaatacTAATAAACAGGAAAGAGAAAATTATACGAGGAGGTATCAATATAGAAAGGATACAAATACGAAGAAACATAAAACATATGAAAGGACTTATCATAAAAATAGAAAACAGAGAAACAGAGGAGCACAGCAAGCTCAACAaggaagaaaaaacaaaaaatggacgGTGACTTACAACCACCGTGAGCGAAGCAGAAGAAAGAAACAATGGACTCAGGTGACTTACAACCGCCGTGAGCGAAGCAGAAGAAAGAAACAATGGACTCAGGTGACTTACAACCTCCGTGAGCGAAGCAGAAGAAAGAAACAATGGACTCAG GTGACTTACAACCGCCGTGAGCGAAGCAGAAGAAAGAAACAATGGACTCAGGTGACTTACGACCACCGTGAGCAACAAAAGAATTCGGTGCCTGATGCAAAATTTTCGGAAATATATGCAAACTAG